The following are from one region of the Silene latifolia isolate original U9 population chromosome 9, ASM4854445v1, whole genome shotgun sequence genome:
- the LOC141601152 gene encoding uncharacterized protein LOC141601152: MEKGIGSLDNSDWDTYSCDMNSADEFHDDELETILSDRISEDNVEEDNPDLDLDDKDDILGEDEDPDVTNLDDITRIVLEKLKDSEMPLYKNCKNYTKLSAVVKLYNLKAKNGWSDRSFTNLLELLKDMLPEDNVVPNRTYAAKKILRGIGMKYVKIHACPNDCIFYRKEYESLLRRLFANKKDAKLLTWHNSAKQNDGKLRQPADGLEWKHIDAKYPEFGKEPINLRLAVSTDGMNPYRNLSSQHSTWHKILMLSLLISGPKEPGNDLDVYLAPLLDDLRTLWDEGVEVFDAYQNSVFNLKAMLLCTISDFPAYGNLCGHTVHGKEVCPLCGEDVDSCYLKFSKKQAFLGYRRFLDEDHFYRRFCFFFNAICNKVIDSAELDELQNLIVTSLCQFEMYFPPSFFTIMVHLTVHLVREIKYLGPVYLRYQYPFERLMKVYKDYTSNRYRPKGCIAERAIIDEALSFCYTHLSNSELLGIPKNRHSEWMMGKGLRGHVRQGMAADKWHTAHTYVLHNEDEVQPYIEEHKALLRKNH, translated from the exons ATGGAAAAAGGTATCGGTTCATTGGATAATTCGGATTGGGATACATATTCTTGTGATATGAATTCTGCTGACGAGTTTCATGATGATGAGTTAGAAACAATATTGAGCGACAGGATAAGTGAAGACAATGTAGAAGAAGATAACCCTGACCTAGATCTCGATGATAAAGATGACATTCTAGGTGAAGATGAAGATCCCGATGTTACTAATTTAGATGACATCACAAGAATTGTATTAGAAAAGTTAAAAGACTCCGAAATGCCTCTCTATAAGAATTGTAAGAATTATACAAAATTGTCAGCTGTTGTTAAGCTGTATAATTTGAAAGCAAAAAATGGATGGAGTGATAGAAGTTTTACTAACCTCCTCGAATTATTGAAGGACATGCTTCCAGAGGATAATGTTGTTCCTAATCGTACCTATGCGGCAAAGAAGATACTTAGAGGAATTGGTATGAAATATGTGAAGATTCATGCATGTCCTAATGATTGTATATTTTATCGCAAGGAATATGAGAGTTT GTTGCGAAGACTCTTTGCGAATAAGAAAGATGCAAAGTTGTTGACATGGCATAATTCTGCAAAACAAAATGATGGCAAATTGAGACAACCCGCTGATGGTTTAGAGTGGAAACACATTGATGCCAAGTATCCCGAATTCGGGAAAGAACCCATAAATCTTCGACTTGCAGTCTCTACTGACGGGATGAATCCTTATAGGAATTTAAGTAGTCAACATAGCACTTGGCAT aaaatTTTGATGTTGTCCTTATTGATTTCCGGTCCTAAGGAGCCGGGTAATGATTTAGATGTTTACTTGGCGCCTCTTCTTGATGATTTGAGAACATTGTGGGATGAAGGGGTAGAAGTATTTGATGCCTACCAAAATAGTGTTTTCAATTTGAAAGCTATGTTATTATGCACTATATCTGATTTTCCAGCATACGGTAATCTTTGTGGTCATACTGTTCATGGCAAAGAGGTATGCCCCTTGTGTGGGGAAGATGTAGATTCTTGCTATTTGAAGTTTTCTAAAAAGCAAGCTTTCTTAGGATACCGTAGATTTTTGGATGAAGATCATTTTTATCGTAG GTTCTGTTTTTTCTTCAATGCCATATGCAACAAAGTTATTGATTCTGCAGAGTTAGATGAATTGCAAAATCTGATTGTCACTTCTCTTTGCCAATTCGAAATGTAttttcctccttcattttttacaatcatggttcatttgactgtaCACTTGGTTAGAGAGATTAAATATCTTGGACCTGTCTACTTAAGGTATCAATATCCTtttgaaagattgatgaaagtataCAAGGATTATACGTCTAATAGATATCGTCCTAAAGGGTGCATTGCCGAGCGTGCTATCATTGATGAAGCTCTTTCTTTTTGTTATACACACTTATCAAATTCTGAGTTACTTGGCATTCCGAAGAATCGACATAGTGAGTGGATGATGGGCAAAGGTCTTAGGGGTCATGTTCGCCAAGGTATGGCAGCTGATAAATGGCATACAGCACACACATATGTCCTTCATAATGAGGATGAGGTACAACCTTACATTGAGGAACACAAGGCTCTATTGAGGAAGAATCATTGA